From Ruminococcaceae bacterium KH2T8, the proteins below share one genomic window:
- a CDS encoding aspartyl/glutamyl-tRNA(Asn/Gln) amidotransferase subunit C, with protein MEITSELTDYLQQLGRIRLTPEENEKTMKDLGAILGYIDKLNELDTAGTEPMSHAFGRTNVFREDVVTNDDMRDDILSNAPESKDGAFLVPKTVE; from the coding sequence ATGGAAATAACATCAGAATTAACAGATTATCTCCAGCAGCTCGGAAGGATCAGACTGACTCCCGAAGAGAATGAGAAGACAATGAAGGATCTCGGTGCGATCCTCGGATATATCGATAAGCTCAACGAACTCGATACCGCAGGAACTGAGCCGATGAGCCATGCTTTCGGAAGGACTAACGTATTCCGTGAGGATGTTGTGACAAATGACGATATGAGGGATGACATTCTTTCTAATGCTCCCGAGAGCAAGGACGGAGCTTTCCTTGTTCCCAAGACAGTAGAGTAA
- a CDS encoding aspartyl/glutamyl-tRNA(Asn/Gln) amidotransferase subunit A, giving the protein MDKDTILKMTALEAGAAIKAGQTTSEEITKVFLDKISEDNAKFNSYITVCDDALEQARKADEDIKAGKLTGALAGVPIAIKDNICTKGVKTTCASKMLGNFVPPYDATVIKKIKAEGMVILGKTNMDEFAMGSTTETSFFGPTLNPWGENRVPGGSSGGSAACVASDNAYFALGSDTGGSIRQPASFCGVTGLKPTYGTVSRYGLVAFASSLDQIGPIGRDVMDVAAMFNLICGIDEKDQTSTEVTPIDLEKVASFDVKGLKIGLPEQYFGEGIDKDVKEQVMNGVKLLESKGATVETFPMPIVDYAIPTYYIIACAEACSNLSRYDGIKYGYRPEGVDDLMELYIKARSEGFGMEVKRRIMLGNFVLSSGYYDAYYNKALQAKALIKEAFDKAFEKYDVVIGPVAPTTALKAGESLSDPLKMYLGDICTVLINIVGLPAISVPCGFDGQGLPVGMQLIGKHYSEELLCGITAAFQKETDFHKRRNS; this is encoded by the coding sequence ATGGATAAAGATACGATACTTAAGATGACGGCCCTCGAAGCAGGTGCCGCTATAAAGGCAGGTCAGACGACTTCCGAGGAGATCACGAAGGTATTCCTCGATAAGATCTCTGAAGATAACGCCAAGTTCAACAGCTATATCACGGTCTGCGACGACGCTCTCGAGCAGGCACGAAAGGCTGATGAGGACATCAAGGCTGGAAAGCTTACGGGCGCTCTTGCAGGTGTTCCCATCGCGATCAAGGATAATATCTGCACAAAGGGCGTGAAGACGACATGCGCATCCAAGATGCTCGGTAACTTCGTTCCGCCTTACGATGCAACGGTAATAAAGAAAATCAAGGCTGAGGGTATGGTCATCCTCGGTAAGACGAATATGGACGAGTTCGCCATGGGTTCCACGACCGAGACGAGCTTCTTCGGTCCTACGCTCAATCCCTGGGGCGAGAACAGGGTACCCGGAGGATCTTCGGGCGGATCTGCTGCATGTGTAGCATCCGATAATGCTTATTTCGCACTCGGTTCCGATACGGGCGGATCGATCAGACAGCCCGCTTCGTTCTGCGGTGTTACGGGACTTAAGCCCACATACGGCACAGTCTCCAGATACGGACTTGTTGCTTTCGCTTCTTCGCTCGATCAGATCGGACCTATCGGCAGAGACGTTATGGACGTTGCCGCCATGTTCAACTTGATCTGCGGCATCGATGAGAAGGATCAGACTTCCACTGAAGTTACTCCCATCGATCTTGAGAAGGTGGCTTCTTTCGACGTTAAGGGACTTAAGATCGGTCTTCCCGAGCAGTATTTCGGCGAAGGTATCGATAAGGATGTTAAGGAGCAGGTAATGAACGGCGTTAAGCTCCTTGAGAGCAAGGGCGCGACGGTCGAGACATTCCCGATGCCCATCGTCGATTATGCTATCCCTACTTATTACATCATCGCGTGCGCCGAGGCTTGCTCCAATCTCTCGAGATATGACGGCATCAAGTACGGCTATCGCCCCGAGGGTGTAGACGATCTTATGGAACTCTATATCAAGGCAAGATCCGAAGGCTTCGGTATGGAAGTAAAGAGAAGGATCATGCTCGGTAACTTCGTATTGTCCTCCGGATATTACGATGCTTACTACAATAAGGCACTTCAGGCGAAGGCTCTCATCAAGGAGGCTTTCGACAAGGCTTTCGAGAAGTATGACGTAGTCATCGGACCCGTTGCTCCCACTACTGCTCTCAAGGCAGGCGAGAGCCTCTCGGATCCGCTTAAGATGTATCTCGGTGATATCTGCACCGTTCTCATCAATATCGTGGGTCTTCCCGCGATCTCGGTTCCCTGCGGATTTGACGGACAGGGACTTCCCGTAGGAATGCAGCTTATCGGTAAGCACTATTCCGAGGAGCTCCTTTGCGGTATAACGGCCGCATTCCAGAAGGAGACCGATTTCCACAAGAGGAGGAACAGCTGA